The window CGAGAATTAGTCTTCAAAAATCAATACAAAGATCTTCCTGATTACTTACAAGGTTTTCAATTTACCTGCGGAGTGATGCAAGACCTGCAAGCTCTTGAAAGAGTTGCCTATGAATTTGCTTGGGATGCCTATCATGATGGAGTCGTCTATATTGAACCTCGTTACTCTCCTGATTTACTCAAATCGAATAAAACCAAAAGTCATGAAGTCATAAGCTCAATAGACAAAGGACTCAAGAGAGCTAGTCTTGAAATCAATGCTCTCATTGATAAAGAGAACCTTGATTTAGCTCAAGAACAAAAACCACTTCATCCTGCTTTTGTATATTCACACATCATTTGTGCGATGCGCATGTGGGATCCACAACAATCGCTAGAAACTATTCAATCAGCGATGCTCACCAAAGAAAAACACAACTTACCAATCATGGCGATTGATCTTGCTGGTCCAGAAGACGGTTTCCCGGCAATTGATCACGCTGATGCCTACACCTATGCACACAAAAATTTCTTATACAAAACAGTCCATGCCGGTGAGGCTTACGGTCCAAGTAGTATCTTTCAAGCAATCACGAATCTCTATGCCGATCGAATCGGACATGGTTTCCATCTTTTTAATAAAGAAATGATCAACACCAAAGATCCAAGCAAAGCAAACAACTATGTCGATAATTTAGTTCAATATATTGCAGAAAAAAGAATCACACTTGAAGTTTGCCTCACCAGTAACCTGCAAACTCTTCCTGAGCTCAACAATGACCCAGCGAATCATAGTCTTGCCAAGATGCTAGAACATGGTATTAGTGTTGCAATTTGCACAGACAATACTTTAGTTTCAAACACAACCATTAGCAAAGAATTATCACTTGCCGCTAAGACTTTTAATCTATCAAATAAAACCATCAAAAAACTAATCATGTATGGAATCAAACGAAGCTTTTATCCTGGTAGCTATCTTGAAAAAAAGAAGTATATAGATCAGTGTAGTAAGTATTATGATTTCATTGCGGAGCAATGAAATTGCCTACGCTTGCGATACAAGCCTATGATATTTCTAGAAATGCTAAAATCACTGCTAGATGTCAATCTACTTAGACAACGCAGCTACCACCCCACTCGCTCCAGAACTTATAGAGCTACTTAACGAGCTGAATACAAATCTCTATGCAAACCCCAGTAGCCTTCATAGTGCCGGTCGGACAGCAAAGAAACAACTCAATCAAGCACGCAAAACAATTGCTGCAATCCTCAAAGCCGAGCCAGAAGAAATCATCTTCACCAGCGGAGCCACTGAAGCCAATAACTATGTTTTTCAAATTTGTGATTATGACCTCATCATCACCAGTCCAGCAGAGCATGCAAGTGTCTTAGAACCCGCAAAGTCCTCTGGCAAAAACATCATTTGGTTAACCCTCAACAAAGAGGGCTATATTAATTTAGAAGAACTAAAATCCAAACTTGAAGAGAATTCACAGAGGAAAATCATGCTCTCATTAATGCATGGCAACAATGAGATTGGTACAATCCATGACATTGAAACAATTGCAACACTCAAGGCTCAATACCCCAATGTGATTTTTCATAGTGATTGCGTGCAAAGTTTTGCCAAATACGATATTGATTTAAGCAAAACTCCAATCGATCTAATCTCAGCTTCAGCTCACAAAATCCATGGACCAAAAGGAGTTGGCTTACTATATATAAGGAAGCAAATTCAAACTGACCAAGCACTGATTATTGGTGGCGGTCAAGAATTCTCACTGCGCTCAGGCACCGAAAACCTCAATGGCATTATTGCTTTTGCTAAAGCAGCTCAGTTAAGTCAAGAGCAAGACTCCAAGCTAGAAGAACTACACAACTATTTATTCAAACAGCTCAAACAAATTGATGGACTGATCATCAATGGACCACAAGAAGTTCAAAGACGACTAATTGGCAATATGAACATCAGCCTCAGCAAATTAAAACTAAATTCAGAAGAACTCGTTTTACAGATGGACCTAAAAGGAATTGCTATTTCTTCAGGCTCTGCATGTTCATCCAATAAAGCTAGCGCTTCAATAGAAAGCTCTTATGTGCTGCGAGCCTGCCAGATTACTGATGACCTTGCCACCAAAGCTATTAGAATATCCGTCTCAAGGTTTAATAATAAAGCTGAACTAGACCAGTTATGCGACATAATACGTAAATTATCTTCGCAATTCTCTTGACTTGTTACTTGACTAAAGAATCTGGGATAATCATTGGATAGGGACTTGCCTAAAGTCTTGATTTGCATACATGTCAGAA of the Cyanobacteriota bacterium genome contains:
- a CDS encoding adenosine deaminase family protein, with translation MKTLNETTLRDLPKADLHVHLDGSLRLSSLIELAKEQKIELPSYSEAGLRELVFKNQYKDLPDYLQGFQFTCGVMQDLQALERVAYEFAWDAYHDGVVYIEPRYSPDLLKSNKTKSHEVISSIDKGLKRASLEINALIDKENLDLAQEQKPLHPAFVYSHIICAMRMWDPQQSLETIQSAMLTKEKHNLPIMAIDLAGPEDGFPAIDHADAYTYAHKNFLYKTVHAGEAYGPSSIFQAITNLYADRIGHGFHLFNKEMINTKDPSKANNYVDNLVQYIAEKRITLEVCLTSNLQTLPELNNDPANHSLAKMLEHGISVAICTDNTLVSNTTISKELSLAAKTFNLSNKTIKKLIMYGIKRSFYPGSYLEKKKYIDQCSKYYDFIAEQ
- a CDS encoding cysteine desulfurase family protein, which produces MSIYLDNAATTPLAPELIELLNELNTNLYANPSSLHSAGRTAKKQLNQARKTIAAILKAEPEEIIFTSGATEANNYVFQICDYDLIITSPAEHASVLEPAKSSGKNIIWLTLNKEGYINLEELKSKLEENSQRKIMLSLMHGNNEIGTIHDIETIATLKAQYPNVIFHSDCVQSFAKYDIDLSKTPIDLISASAHKIHGPKGVGLLYIRKQIQTDQALIIGGGQEFSLRSGTENLNGIIAFAKAAQLSQEQDSKLEELHNYLFKQLKQIDGLIINGPQEVQRRLIGNMNISLSKLKLNSEELVLQMDLKGIAISSGSACSSNKASASIESSYVLRACQITDDLATKAIRISVSRFNNKAELDQLCDIIRKLSSQFS